The following are from one region of the Deltaproteobacteria bacterium genome:
- a CDS encoding porin yields MRTHGSRRVRSGLAARVVLAAIVAFSCAGTGRAAEVNGIWTEPTTKDIGELTGIDFFKNWKVRGWAESYFVYNSNTPDTDTVNANQGLSIIKSRDLTIEGRTFDVHRNRPTLSILEVELEKVPQASSWLDPQALGFKLDVNWGDTYDIIWNTVNKSIGPELGRNTRDPLGDADRFLSHYSVGYVAPIGKGLRLDFGKFVTHIGGETIESIKNNNFSHGYLYSFAIPFQDFGFRLNYPLTDTLTTEFYVLQGWNVTYKDNNGGKTIGPAITWAPSPKLSMYAQYLGGPEQRNNNSNYRHLLDLGLAVNPIDPLNILLSADVGYERNVFSKKDTWWDGAFAVFRYKVMDTLEPALRAEIYNDPDGFTTGVAQTMGEVTLTLNYRIDLPAKTHILVRPEYRYDVSDANFFTEGTKFRDRKDQHTVGVGTVLYF; encoded by the coding sequence CGATCGTGGCCTTCTCGTGCGCCGGCACGGGACGGGCCGCCGAGGTGAACGGCATCTGGACGGAGCCGACCACCAAGGACATCGGGGAGCTCACCGGCATCGACTTCTTCAAGAACTGGAAGGTCCGGGGCTGGGCCGAGTCCTACTTCGTCTACAACTCGAACACGCCCGACACGGATACGGTAAACGCCAACCAGGGTCTGTCGATCATCAAGTCTCGTGACCTCACGATCGAGGGCCGGACCTTCGACGTCCACCGCAACCGGCCCACGCTCAGCATCCTCGAGGTCGAGCTCGAGAAGGTCCCCCAGGCCTCGAGCTGGCTCGATCCGCAGGCGCTCGGCTTCAAGCTAGACGTCAACTGGGGCGACACCTACGACATCATCTGGAACACCGTCAACAAGTCGATCGGACCCGAGCTCGGGCGCAACACGCGCGATCCGCTCGGCGACGCGGACCGGTTCCTCTCCCATTACTCGGTCGGCTACGTGGCGCCGATCGGTAAGGGACTACGACTGGACTTCGGTAAATTCGTTACCCACATCGGCGGGGAGACGATCGAGTCGATCAAGAACAACAACTTCTCCCACGGCTATCTGTACAGCTTCGCCATTCCGTTCCAGGACTTCGGCTTCCGCCTCAACTACCCCCTGACCGACACGCTGACGACCGAGTTCTACGTGCTGCAGGGCTGGAACGTGACGTACAAGGACAACAACGGAGGAAAGACGATCGGCCCGGCGATCACGTGGGCGCCATCGCCCAAGCTCTCCATGTATGCGCAGTACCTGGGCGGCCCCGAGCAGCGCAACAATAACAGCAATTATCGCCATTTGCTCGACCTCGGCCTCGCCGTCAACCCGATCGATCCCCTCAACATCCTCTTGAGTGCCGACGTGGGTTACGAGCGCAACGTGTTCAGCAAGAAGGACACCTGGTGGGACGGCGCCTTTGCGGTCTTCCGCTACAAGGTCATGGACACGCTCGAACCTGCGCTGCGCGCCGAGATCTATAACGACCCGGACGGCTTCACCACCGGGGTTGCGCAGACGATGGGCGAGGTGACTCTCACCCTGAACTACCGCATCGACCTCCCCGCGAAGACGCACATCCTGGTACGGCCCGAGTACCGCTACGATGTCTCCGACGCGAATTTCTTCACGGAGGGCACCAAGTTCCGCGATCGCAAGGACCAGCACACCGTCGGCGTGGGGACGGTCCTCTACTTCTAA